A genomic stretch from Prochlorococcus marinus str. MIT 9312 includes:
- the purD gene encoding phosphoribosylamine--glycine ligase, whose translation MSINSTSSKDYGRLENVLIIGNGGRENSLAWAIQKNELVKKVYLIPGNAGSERINKCERIRIDINNKNKLVEKLDFLKINLIVIGPEVPLANGLADFLRKKDYKVFGPGKDGARLEYSKSWAKEFMRDANIPTAKFWTVNSLEEATKIINSSSIPLVVKADGLASGKGVFIPASKDECYRAAESIFNGKFGKSGDIVVLEEKIQGPEVSVFALCDGKRYILLPTAQDHKRLNEQDKGPNTGGMGAYSPAPLLTKDYLDRIIKEIIEPTIDELNKKNIDYKGVIYFGLMITKYGPKVIEYNCRFGDPECQTIMPLMDQDFVFLLEKCSMGNLTGDEKIDNPDKVSGCVIATSKGYPQEYLTGFPIKIGKIDSSDCQIFDSGTCLNKNGELLTDGGRVLSIVCQEKDFDMVFEKAYKNLKEINFEGIYFRNDIGHQVRKKFSREN comes from the coding sequence AAAAAGTTTATTTAATCCCTGGTAACGCCGGCTCAGAAAGAATAAATAAATGTGAAAGAATAAGAATTGACATAAACAATAAAAATAAATTAGTCGAAAAACTTGATTTTTTAAAAATAAATTTAATTGTAATAGGACCTGAAGTACCTTTAGCAAATGGATTAGCCGATTTTCTTCGCAAAAAAGACTATAAAGTATTTGGCCCTGGTAAAGATGGAGCAAGATTGGAATATAGCAAATCTTGGGCAAAGGAATTTATGCGAGACGCAAATATTCCAACTGCAAAATTTTGGACCGTCAATTCTCTTGAAGAAGCCACAAAAATTATCAATTCATCATCAATACCACTGGTAGTCAAAGCAGATGGTCTAGCGTCAGGAAAAGGTGTTTTTATTCCCGCGTCAAAAGATGAATGTTATAGAGCGGCAGAATCCATATTTAATGGTAAATTTGGAAAATCTGGGGATATTGTAGTTCTAGAAGAAAAAATTCAGGGTCCAGAAGTTTCAGTTTTTGCTCTATGTGATGGGAAGAGATACATATTACTTCCAACTGCACAAGATCACAAACGCCTAAATGAGCAAGATAAAGGTCCAAATACAGGTGGAATGGGAGCATATTCTCCTGCTCCACTTTTAACAAAAGATTACCTTGATAGGATAATCAAAGAGATAATTGAACCGACAATAGATGAACTAAATAAAAAAAATATTGATTATAAAGGCGTAATTTATTTTGGATTAATGATCACAAAATATGGGCCGAAAGTTATAGAATACAATTGCAGATTTGGAGATCCAGAATGTCAAACAATAATGCCTTTAATGGATCAAGATTTTGTATTTCTTTTAGAAAAATGCTCAATGGGAAATTTAACAGGTGATGAAAAAATTGATAATCCTGATAAGGTTAGTGGTTGCGTAATAGCGACCTCAAAAGGATACCCACAGGAATATTTAACTGGATTTCCAATAAAAATAGGAAAGATTGACTCAAGTGATTGTCAAATTTTTGACTCAGGTACTTGTTTAAATAAAAATGGAGAATTATTAACTGATGGAGGAAGAGTACTAAGTATTGTATGTCAAGAAAAAGATTTTGATATGGTTTTTGAAAAAGCATATAAAAATCTTAAAGAAATAAATTTTGAGGGAATTTACTTTAGAAATGATATAGGGCATCAAGTTAGAAAAAAATTTTCTAGGGAGAATTAG
- a CDS encoding HAMP domain-containing sensor histidine kinase, whose amino-acid sequence MVDTKNQDSRDYNSTSDNEDFHNNYWTNRIIAWWSGFSLRTKLLAIATLVVSLLMTGITFFALNSIQRDAGMNDTRYARDLGLLLSGNVTELVANNQKKEISNVAEKFWRSSRNLRYIFFTDAEDIVQLGIPISATTTSSDSQLQLTRRLKLPSELKKRPQFPLVRQHVTPQGQVTDVFVPMLWKGKYLGTLALGVTPNKKALASAALTREITIAVFISIWVLVILGAVFNALTITRPVRELVRGVREISKGNFKSRISIPMTGDLGELLNGFNRMATQLENYDEANIEELKAAQIKQQSLIATMADGAILLDSQGKIVLTNPTAKRLFRWEGRFLEGKYFLNEIPEILSNDLHTNIESILNREKEKDDLRFSLGEPARTLRIVLQSVLDTNKVELKGIAVTIQDLTREVELNAAQNRFISNVSHELRTPLFNIKSYVETLHDLKDQLSNEEQLEFLGIANSETDRLTRLVNDVLDLSRLESGKIIQLEEMDIKAAIEQTLRNYRLNATEKNVSLAHDIEENIPPILGNFDLLLQVFDNLLGNGLKFSPKNSNLMIRAYAWPDSCPAFPPSKQNDRAPQCELVSPLPKVRIEIADTGSGISQTDQEKIFDRFFRVENAVHTEQGTGLGLSIVRGIIEKHGGEIRMASELGIGTTFWFDLALAQSDKDELLTQTINNTDNFSNSEVSKFI is encoded by the coding sequence ATGGTAGATACCAAGAACCAAGATAGTAGAGATTATAATAGTACCAGTGATAATGAAGATTTTCATAACAACTATTGGACTAATAGGATAATTGCTTGGTGGAGTGGGTTTAGTTTAAGAACAAAATTGTTAGCGATAGCAACTCTCGTTGTAAGTCTCCTAATGACAGGAATAACATTTTTTGCACTAAATAGTATTCAACGAGATGCAGGAATGAATGATACTAGATATGCTCGAGATCTTGGATTATTGTTATCAGGTAATGTCACAGAATTAGTTGCTAATAATCAAAAAAAAGAAATCTCAAATGTAGCTGAAAAGTTTTGGAGATCAAGTCGGAATCTACGTTACATATTTTTTACTGATGCTGAGGACATTGTTCAACTTGGAATACCGATTAGTGCCACTACAACAAGTTCAGATAGTCAATTACAGCTCACTAGAAGGTTAAAACTTCCATCAGAATTAAAGAAAAGACCGCAATTTCCTTTAGTTAGGCAGCATGTTACACCTCAAGGTCAAGTAACAGATGTATTTGTCCCAATGCTTTGGAAAGGGAAATATCTTGGAACTTTAGCTTTAGGAGTTACACCTAATAAAAAAGCCTTGGCGAGTGCTGCACTTACAAGAGAAATTACCATAGCAGTTTTTATCTCTATTTGGGTTTTAGTAATACTGGGAGCTGTATTCAATGCACTAACAATCACTAGACCTGTAAGAGAGTTAGTAAGGGGTGTCAGGGAAATTTCTAAAGGAAACTTTAAATCAAGAATTTCTATACCTATGACAGGAGATTTAGGAGAACTTTTAAATGGATTTAACCGAATGGCTACTCAGTTAGAAAATTATGACGAGGCAAATATTGAAGAACTTAAAGCCGCTCAAATAAAGCAGCAATCACTAATAGCTACTATGGCTGATGGTGCAATATTATTGGATTCCCAAGGAAAGATAGTACTTACTAATCCAACCGCAAAAAGATTATTCCGTTGGGAAGGAAGATTCTTGGAAGGAAAATATTTTTTAAATGAGATCCCCGAAATTTTATCTAATGACTTACATACAAATATAGAATCTATTCTAAATAGAGAAAAAGAGAAAGATGATTTAAGGTTTAGCTTAGGAGAACCGGCAAGAACTTTAAGGATTGTTTTACAATCAGTCTTAGATACAAACAAAGTTGAATTAAAAGGTATCGCCGTAACAATTCAAGATCTTACAAGAGAGGTAGAACTAAATGCGGCACAAAACAGATTTATTAGTAATGTTTCGCACGAATTAAGAACACCACTTTTTAACATAAAAAGTTACGTGGAGACCTTACATGATTTAAAAGACCAACTCTCAAACGAAGAACAACTCGAATTTCTGGGTATTGCGAATTCAGAGACTGATAGGCTTACAAGACTAGTGAATGATGTATTAGATTTATCAAGATTGGAGTCAGGGAAAATAATTCAATTAGAAGAAATGGATATAAAAGCGGCAATAGAACAGACTCTCAGAAATTACAGACTTAACGCTACAGAAAAAAATGTTTCATTAGCACATGATATAGAAGAAAATATACCTCCAATTCTTGGTAATTTTGATTTACTTTTACAAGTTTTTGATAATTTACTGGGCAATGGATTAAAATTCAGTCCCAAAAATAGCAACCTAATGATAAGAGCTTATGCTTGGCCAGATTCCTGTCCTGCTTTTCCTCCAAGTAAACAAAATGATAGAGCGCCTCAATGCGAGTTAGTTTCACCATTACCAAAAGTAAGAATTGAGATTGCCGATACAGGTTCTGGGATATCTCAAACGGATCAAGAGAAGATTTTTGACCGTTTTTTTAGAGTAGAGAATGCTGTTCATACTGAGCAAGGAACAGGTTTGGGGTTATCTATAGTGAGAGGAATAATTGAAAAACATGGTGGAGAAATTCGAATGGCTAGTGAATTAGGAATTGGAACAACCTTCTGGTTTGATTTAGCATTGGCACAATCAGATAAAGATGAATTATTAACTCAAACTATTAACAATACAGATAATTTTTCAAACTCTGAAGTAAGTAAATTCATCTAA